The Methanospirillum lacunae region ACCAGGTTTTGAAGACAGACTCACGGTACTATAGATGGGATTTGAAATGGGATCAAGATTTTGAGACTCCACTGTCCTGGTGTTTCAGATGCTGAAAGTTTACATATGAAGTAGTGTCAGGCAGTTCAATATTAATAATTCTCAGATGGAACCTACATACTTACACTATGGCAGCAAAGTCCGAAAAAAAGCCAATAAAAACCTTAATATCAGATTTCTGGAAAAGTGATGAGCAGATCCCGTCTGCAGTCCGTGAAATAGCCTCTGTTCTGGTTACTGTTGGCATCATCGTAGCCATCCTCTTTCTGGGTTGTGGGACATGGCCTGCCATTGTCACCATCGAATCAGAAAGTATGGTCCCTCATATGAATGTCGGCGATCTTGTCCTGGTGGTTGCTGCGGACCGGCTTGGACCCCTTCAGAGCATGGCTGAAGGCAATGAATCAGGGTACCAGAAATACAGCCTCCCCGGTGACGTTATTATTTACCATCCGAATGGGAATACTGAACTTCATCCGATTATTCATCGTGCCCTTTACTGGGTTGAAGCCGGGCCGACAAATATCACATACCGTGAGATGAACAAGGCAACCGGCCAGATAGAGACAAAACAATACATTGCTCCCCATGCTGGATATATCACAAAGGGAGATAATAACCCGGTTATTGATCAGACAGGATTTGGAGATAATTACCGGGGAACCGGTTCTCCCATACAACCGGTAAAGAAGGAGTGGATTGTTGGCAAGGCTGTGTATTCAGTACCGTATGTCGGATATCTGCCTCTGAATATCGGACCGGTCATAGTCATAGTCATAGCACTTATGATCCTTCAGGAACTCTATACCCGGCGCAAAACCTCCGGTCCCCAGAACAAGACACAGACAAAGAAGAAGTAACGAGAATCATGAATCTTCATACACTCCTTTCAGACACGCTTGCTGGTCATCGGCTTACACCTGAAGAAGGTGCGTTTCTTCTGTCAGTGACCGGGAGAGACCTCCACCACCTTTTTGCTGCAGCGGATGAGATGCGGGAGAAGAAGGTAGGAAATACCGTCACATTTGTACGCAACCAGAATGTACATATAACCAACATCTGTAAGAATCTCTGCGGGTTCTGTGGGTTTGGCAGAAAAAAGAACGATTCTGATGCGTATCTCTTCGGCAAAGATGAGGTTCAGGCACAGGTTCGCGAAGCCAAAGCACGGGGTGTCACTGAAATATGTTTCCTTTCTGGAGTTCACCCCGATTTCAGACTCAAAAATTATCTCTCATTTCTGGAATGGGCACATGAGGTCTTTCCTGATGTTCATATTCATGCATACTCTCCTGATGAGGTTGACTGGATTGCAAGGAAAGATAACCTTACACCTGCTGAAGTCATCACATCCCTCAAAGACGGCGGGCTTGGAAGTCTGCAGGGTACTGCAGCTGAAGTCCTTGTCGATGAGGTCAGGGATGTCATCTGTCCGGCAAAAGTGAGAACAGCGAGGTGGGAAGAGATCATCAGGGAGGCTCATAAACTTGGACTCAGCAGTTCCGCAACGATTATGTATGGATCAACTGAAACTCCAGATGAAAGGGCTGCACATCTTGACTTGATCCGGGGCATTCAGGATGACACTGGTGGTTTCTCTGAAATGGTTCTCCTCTCTTACATTCATAGCAGAACTCCTCTTCATCAAAAGGGGACTATCCGTTTTGGTCCCACAGGAAGAGATGACTTGGTAACAACTGCGGTCTGCCGGTTATACCTGGATAACATCAATCACATTCAGGTATCATGGCCAAAGATTGGAATAAAAATGAGTCAGTTGGGTTTGCTTGCCGGAGCAGATGATCTATCAGGCACTATGTACATCGATGATGTTACCGGCGATGCCGGTGCAGATCTATCTGATATCTTTGAACCTGAAGAAATGGCACACATCTGTGCGGATATCGGGCGGGAACTCAAAGAAAGGTCGACACTCTATAAGATCCTAAAATAACCTTACCCTCTTTTTACCTGTCTGACATCAGCCCCTGTCAGGTTAGCCCCTCGGAAGTCAGCGCGGGTTGTCTTGATATTAGTGAGCCGTGCTCCGGTGAGATTTGCATTAATTAGAACAGCTTCGCTCAGGTCCGTGTTGCTTAAATTTGCCTTTACCAGGCTTGCTCCAGCAAAATTTGCTTTTCGAAGAATCGAGAATTCAAAATCAGCCTCATCAAGTCGTGCACCGTTCAGGTTGATCCCTTCAAGGTTCAGACCATTCAGATGGGCCCCCCGGAGATCAGGTCTTTTGCGAGGATTGAGTTCTTTCCATTTATTCCACACATCCACCCCTTCCTTGATAGCCTTCACCTGTTCTTCGTCAGCCATCTACACCAACCAGTTAAGATTATTTGACATTTCCGGGGTATAGCAGTTTTGTCAAGTATGGTGAAAATTGTCAGTTTCAGCAGTAATGATGAGTATATTAGGATCTTCTATCAGGTGGACCAAAAGTTTATCAGCTGGCTGTCCTGATCCTCTGAGTAATGACACGGCTTTTATTCTCGATTATGCTGATGCTTGGTATACTGCTGGTAGGCCTTCCAGCAGTTGTATTGGCTGCTGATCTAGTTCTTGAACCGATGCCAGATACTCTTCAGGTAGCTCCTGAAGGTACGGTATCACAGGATGACCAGTTCTTCTCTACTGCTGTACCGATTATAAAATCAATGTCAAATGGCACAGTTCCTCTCGGAAGTCAGCAGATGAAAGTGAATAGTGCGTATTCATCTATGAAGGGAATGAAGATCAGTCCTGAAAGGTATGATGAGGCTAGAGCAACACTTGCGTATTTGTATTACTCGGTGAAAACAGGAGAAGCGTATGAGAATTATCATGATACGAAAAATTCTGTTGCTTCTACCACAACAGGCGTTGAATTTTACGATCTTGCCCAGATCTATTATCAGACTGCTTCAATATGGTGGAATCGTATTGCAGCCTCATATCCAAAGGTAACCCTCTATAAACTTCCAGCCGTGAGTGATACCTTCCCTGATGATGATATTGGAATGGGATCTGTCCTTGAAGGATTGAAATATCCGGTGCTCATGGAACACAGAAAACCGGATCCATCAAAGCCATATCAGACAGACGAAATTAACACCACGATATCCAGGTGGATTGAGGACAATATTGAGAGTATACCCCTGAACAAGTCTGAACGCAATGACGAGTCAAAAGGGTATTACTTCATCATGGGAGATGATGTTTCAAGAGCCAAGTCTACCTATGTCTCACTTACTTCCAAAAATGTTCCCGCTGAATTTTTAGAAACAGCAAATTATATTGATGCATTTCTTTACTATATCTCCCAGGCCAGGGAATATTACAACAACTACCTGACTGAGAGGACGAATATTGTATCAGCCACAGATGGCAGGGTTCCCTATGACAAATCAAAGAGTTATTATGAAGAGGCTCAGGTTGCCCTAAACATGTTCAGGGATAAGGTGGCAGGTGTAAACAGTACGACCACAATTCCTGAATTCCCTATGTTTGATGAGGTCCCTCTCGGTCCTCAACTTGATTCAGAAGGGACGCTTCATGATTACTGGGGAGGAACATACTGGACATAGGCGACCAGATACCCAACGTTTCTTTTATACAACCGATCAGATATCCAGTCACCAGTATTGCTATACCATTCGGAATACAACTCTTTACTACCTTTTTATGAAGATCCTGATCGCTGTTCCTCCTACCGGCTATCATGACAAGGAATTATCCCTGGTCATTGCGGTGTTTGATCATAACAAAGCAGAATATGAGTTCGCATCAAACCAGGCAGGATACGCGAAGGGTACCCTTGGTGGAAGGGTCTATGTCCCGTTGAGTTTTGAGGATGTGATTCTCCATAAGGAATCAGAATATGACGCCATGGCGATACTTGGAGGTCATGGGGGTCAAGCCCACTTCTGGAATAGTAAGGATCTGCTCGAACTCGTCAAGATTTTCAGATTACACCGCAAAGTGCTAGGTGCCATCAGTACATCCCCGGTGGTGCTTGCCAGGGCAGGCATCCTGAAAAAGCGGCCTGCAACTGTTATCAATGGTCCTCCCATCAGGGAGATGATGAAGGCTGATGTTAAATTTGAGGATAAACCTGTGGTATTTCTGGACCGGATAGTCACTGCCAGAAATCCCGATGACGGCAAAAGGTTTGCTGAACTCATCATCGAATACATTCTCGGTAACCCTGAGTTCAACGGGCCTCAGGTGGTCCCGGCCCCGAACAAGCTCGGGTTTGACATCTGATCTCTGTTTGTTTCTGGTTATGGTGTAGCCGCGAGTTTTCCTGCCCGCTCAAAACACCGTTCAGCATCCCGGTCCTGCCCGTTCTTCTGAAGTGCCTTCCCTTTAGCGTACCATGCCACCGAAGAATCCGGTTTCTTATCGATGATCTGATCAAAGTACTGGATTGCACTTTTATACTCCCCGACATCGATGAGCAGGTTTCCTAGTTTGTACATCGCATCGGTATGCGAAGGGTCACTCCTGATCGCTTCGAGGTAGCACCTGACCGCTTCTTCAAGGTTGTCTCCCCGTTCAAGGAGTTGTGCCATCTCATAGTAGGCATGTGAATTGTTTTGATCTATCTCAACCACCCGCAGGAAACAGGTGGTAGCATTCCGGTATGCACCAAGTTTCCTGTATGCAACCCCTTTTGAGAACCAGGCATTGATGTGCCTTGGAATTATTTTGAGTGTCTGGTCAAGATACTGAATGGCTTCCTGATATTTACCCTCCTTGTATAACGCCTGGTTTCCCATCACAAAG contains the following coding sequences:
- a CDS encoding S24/S26 family peptidase, which gives rise to MAAKSEKKPIKTLISDFWKSDEQIPSAVREIASVLVTVGIIVAILFLGCGTWPAIVTIESESMVPHMNVGDLVLVVAADRLGPLQSMAEGNESGYQKYSLPGDVIIYHPNGNTELHPIIHRALYWVEAGPTNITYREMNKATGQIETKQYIAPHAGYITKGDNNPVIDQTGFGDNYRGTGSPIQPVKKEWIVGKAVYSVPYVGYLPLNIGPVIVIVIALMILQELYTRRKTSGPQNKTQTKKK
- the cofH gene encoding 5-amino-6-(D-ribitylamino)uracil--L-tyrosine 4-hydroxyphenyl transferase CofH, translated to MNLHTLLSDTLAGHRLTPEEGAFLLSVTGRDLHHLFAAADEMREKKVGNTVTFVRNQNVHITNICKNLCGFCGFGRKKNDSDAYLFGKDEVQAQVREAKARGVTEICFLSGVHPDFRLKNYLSFLEWAHEVFPDVHIHAYSPDEVDWIARKDNLTPAEVITSLKDGGLGSLQGTAAEVLVDEVRDVICPAKVRTARWEEIIREAHKLGLSSSATIMYGSTETPDERAAHLDLIRGIQDDTGGFSEMVLLSYIHSRTPLHQKGTIRFGPTGRDDLVTTAVCRLYLDNINHIQVSWPKIGIKMSQLGLLAGADDLSGTMYIDDVTGDAGADLSDIFEPEEMAHICADIGRELKERSTLYKILK
- a CDS encoding pentapeptide repeat-containing protein produces the protein MADEEQVKAIKEGVDVWNKWKELNPRKRPDLRGAHLNGLNLEGINLNGARLDEADFEFSILRKANFAGASLVKANLSNTDLSEAVLINANLTGARLTNIKTTRADFRGANLTGADVRQVKRG
- a CDS encoding DJ-1/PfpI family protein, producing the protein MKILIAVPPTGYHDKELSLVIAVFDHNKAEYEFASNQAGYAKGTLGGRVYVPLSFEDVILHKESEYDAMAILGGHGGQAHFWNSKDLLELVKIFRLHRKVLGAISTSPVVLARAGILKKRPATVINGPPIREMMKADVKFEDKPVVFLDRIVTARNPDDGKRFAELIIEYILGNPEFNGPQVVPAPNKLGFDI